One Bombus pascuorum chromosome 4, iyBomPasc1.1, whole genome shotgun sequence DNA segment encodes these proteins:
- the LOC132906157 gene encoding zinc finger protein 236-like — protein sequence MVKVDMQQNVLSQVDGSEQPQQEEVQLTELLPVKQSRIRENEIFKHMNTKADATDAFKILRSFTTADSCYNNDEHELCSRNLSLCRKIEQIEQEKQEKDKQWREDKLRKGIAEYDKQVIDSTEIRKEKERNNVRRFETESKTKNRKYKHFDKKSMIGCVVKSTKKRTIVRTVENTKDQRDEGNGDDGMKHRYKLGENAFLENERGNFLSENNEQIESTIYLDLDKNSELNDDVYMFRRELIDGEQGRKVNLRNVEETYENEKSAKTTDGTLFNRIAIPCGTLIENNIDVAEKRFITTAEKNGIFDTKVSNPKLLLEDSTNVSNCKTFHITTMSYLAENKVNNNKVQDEENPTNPLFRPEASTSIVATKSTSSTTISTSTSTSSSSSSSSSSSSSSSSSSSSSSSPSSSLSSSLSSSLLSSSTPPPYSKEENTNGSERDRGKDQNTALHGMKTKQENQQKRYCCVVCEARFKGSGGLRNHYKIVHGAGPIFKCNECGKEFPLKERLKLHVRTHTGFKPYKCPECDKSFARGGQLVQHRRTHSQIKPYRCGLCSGTFTCAANLALHVKRHNGQKDHKCEICGRAFVRRDALKKHLECLHRDVKSFLCVICNKTFKGHLPQHMRTHARDRPHGCATCGQRFAQKSQLTVHQRTHSGQRPFRCLVCWQAFAHSTALKLHTRRHTGERPFKCAECNAGFTQLPHWKKHMKCIHGRNEPYACKKCTSFFRIKNDLECHERACHPESETEHDVPSTQTSDLITNTIMPTSISMALQPTATLLSNEINSDKSSPSPSKYRIMTVERMRLLLAVLLKRISKQERLDELGFGKRLIDQVLYDSLISAGKDPVANNGLSELETLTKNLEIFLKWTVPKEHWEHFRKLNKTPEDILETLTAT from the coding sequence atgGTCAAAGTCGATATGCAACAAAACGTTTTAAGTCAAGTAGATGGAAGCGAACAACCGCAACAAGAGGAAGTTCAGCTGACCGAATTATTACCAGTGAAGCAATCGCGAATAAgggagaatgaaatttttaaacatatgaACACAAAAGCTGATGCGACCGATGCTTTCAAGATACTCCGAAGTTTCACAACTGCCGATAGTTGCTATAACAACGATGAACATGAACTTTGCTCGCGAAATTTGTCTCTTTGCCGAAAAATCGAACAAATTGAACAAGAGAAACAAGAGAAGGATAAACAGTGGCGAGAAGATAAACTGCGAAAGGGAATTGCTGAGTACGATAAACAAGTGATCGATAGCACCGAaatcagaaaagaaaaagaaagaaacaatgtTCGAAGATTCGAAACTGAATCGAAGACAAAGAACAGAAAATACAaacatttcgataaaaaatcgATGATTGGTTGTGTAGTAAAATCtacgaagaaaagaacgatCGTTCGTACGGTAGAAAATACTAAAGATCAAAGAGACGAAGGAAATGGCGACGATGGGATGAAACACCGTTATAAATTAGGAGAAAACGCATTTCTCGAAAATGAGAGGGGAAATTTCTTATCGGAGAATAACGAACAGATAGAGTCAACGATTTATTTGGATTTAGACAAGAATAGTGAGTTAAATGATGACGTTTACATGTTTCGTCGTGAGTTGATAGATGGGGAACAAGGACGGAAGGTAAACTTAAGAAACGTGGAAGAAACATACGAAAACGAGAAGTCTGCGAAGACTACCGATGGAACGTTATTCAATCGAATAGCGATTCCTTGTGGGACATTGATTGAAAATAACATTGATGTAGCAGAAAAACGATTTATTACCACTGCTGAGAAAAATGGCATATTTGATACGAAAGTATCAAACCCAAAATTGTTACTGGAAGATTCGACAAACGTATCAAATTGCAAAACGTTTCATATAACAACGATGAGTTACCTTGCGGAGaataaagttaataataataaggttCAAGATGAAGAGAATCCTACGAATCCATTATTCAGACCAGAAGCCTCCACCAGTATAGTGGCTACCAAATCGACGTCGTCAACGACAATATCAACATCAACATCAACGTCATCGtcatcatcgtcgtcgtcatcgtcgtcgtcgtcgtcgtcgtcgtcgtcgtcgtcgtcgtcatcgccATCGTCATCGTTGTCGtcatcgttgtcgtcgtcATTGTTGTCATCATCAACGCCGCCGCCGTATTCGAAGGAAGAGAATACAAACGGCAGCGAGCGCGACCGCGGCAAGGATCAAAATACCGCTTTGCACGGTATGAAAACTAAACAAGAGAATCAGCAAAAAAGATATTGTTGCGTAGTGTGCGAGGCGCGATTTAAAGGTAGTGGAGGTCTTCGTAACCACTATAAGATCGTACACGGTGCGGGACCAATCTTCAAGTGTAACGAGTGTGGGAAAGAGTTCCCtttaaaagaaagattaaaacTGCACGTAAGAACACATACTGGCTTCAAGCCATATAAATGTCCAGAATGCGACAAGAGTTTCGCCAGAGGAGGACAACTGGTGCAGCATCGACGTACTCACAGTCAGATAAAACCGTACCGTTGCGGTTTGTGTTCTGGCACGTTCACCTGCGCTGCGAATTTGGCGTTACATGTAAAACGACACAACGGACAAAAGGATCACAAGTGTGAAATCTGTGGTCGTGCATTCGTTCGGCGAGACGCTCTCAAGAAACATTTAGAATGTCTTCACAGAGACGTTAAATCTTTTCTCTGTGTAATCTGCAACAAGACGTTCAAGGGCCACCTACCTCAACACATGAGAACGCATGCACGTGATCGGCCACACGGTTGTGCCACATGTGGTCAAAGATTTGCTCAAAAATCTCAATTGACTGTCCACCAGAGAACGCATTCTGGACAAAGACCGTTTAGGTGTTTGGTTTGCTGGCAAGCATTTGCGCACTCGACGGCACTTAAACTTCACACAAGAAGACACACTGGCGAAAGACCGTTCAAGTGTGCCGAATGTAACGCTGGTTTCACGCAACTACCCCATTGGAAAAAACACATGAAATGTATCCATGGCAGAAATGAGCCGTACGCTTGCAAAAAGTGTACGAGTTTCTtcagaattaaaaatgatcTGGAATGTCACGAAAGAGCTTGTCATCCTGAATCCGAGACTGAACACGACGTTCCGAGTACTCAAACCTCAGATTTAATCACAAACACGATCATGCCAACATCTATTTCCATGGCTTTACAACCGACAGCGACCCTGCTTTCCAATGAAATAAACAGCGATAAATCCTCGCCGTCGCCCTCcaaatatagaataatgaCTGTCGAGAGGATGAGATTGTTGCTCGCTGTACTTCTTAAAAGAATCAGCAAGCAAGAAAGACTGGACGAACTAGGCTTTGGTAAACGACTGATCGACCAAGTTCTTTACGATTCTCTGATATCCGCTGGCAAAGATCCAGTGGCAAACAACGGTTTATCCGAACTTGAAACACTCACCAAGAATCTCGAGATATTCCTCAAATGGACTGTACCTAAAGAACATTGGGAACATTTTCGCAAATTGAATAAAACTCCCGAAGATATTTTGGAAACACTGACTGCTACTTAA
- the LOC132906156 gene encoding lysosomal alpha-glucosidase-like, which yields MKKFIRTIEMNVEDIQQFVPKNKILDRYSKYALTYNFLKLIMFIILLGVTIVFLQQSRCIIIEEYEMDIISRNDKILQNTNYKLVNDSMILSKKENEYDIESHDTISRFPRIVQRQCNNIPATLRFDCHPEDGASELSCRNRGCCWNSLNEKISMTRPVPLNLPYCYYPSDWSIYRYQNFSKEGNNFFGFLKQIKNSFYENDIPLVKVETSTIDDSILRIKIYDPVKKRYEPPWPLRADPKPFLQKNINTKYKLEIDNIKPGFKVYRTLDDTVIFDSINTGGFIFADQFLQISALLPSHNIYGIGEHRTKLKLNTNWQMFTLWNKDQPPIENANLYGSHPFYLIIENSGRSYGLLFLNSNAMDVILQPSPAITFRTIGGVFDIYFFLGPTPTDVIKQYSEIIGKPFLPPYWSLGFHLCRYGYGTLEKTKEIWNRTIAAGIPFDTQWNDLDYMDKNNDFTYNPKTFKELPQFVNEIHSRGMHYIPLIDAGISGSEKHGTYLPYDEGMKEDIFIKDGATDQPFVGKTWNFVSTVWPDFTNPKTQNYYFHMMSNMHDSFAYDGAWIDMNEPSNFYDGHKNGCPKSKLDYPKYVPNVIGDILATKTLCMNAKHYLGVHYDLHNTYGTSQAIATNYALTNIRRKRPFIISRSTWVGHGHYAGHWTGDVYSSWHDLKMSIPAILLMNFYQIPMVGADICGFNGNTTAALCNRWMQLGAFYPFSRNHNSDDTIEQDPVAMGDLVIKSSKRALTIRYWLLPYLYTLLFRAHKFGETVARPLFFEYSNDSATYDIDTQFLWGSSLMIIPVLEEHKTEVSAYLPHGVWYNFYTKESVFALGKYYTMNAPLDTIPLMIRGGSILPVQKPADTTTSSRKNNFELLITLDHVKKAKGELYWDDGDSLDSLEKEQFVWSVFTIENDTLSTAKATKSSFNEKITLGGIQIWGITSNISRVSLNNHEIQFKYDNKEDCLNISNLQIDLRENFLLFWEYADFKQHDDSNK from the exons atgaagaaatttattagaacAATAGAAATGAATGTGGAAGATATACAACAATTTGTACCAAAAAATAAGATTTTAGATAGATATTCCAAATATGCATTAACatataattttctgaaattgatCATGTTCATTATTCTGCTTGGTGTAACAATAGTATTTTTACAACAAAGCAGATGCATTATTATAGAAGAATATGAAATGGATATAATCTCTAGAAATGACAAAATTCTACAGAATACGAATTATAAACTGGTTAATGATTCTATGATATtatctaaaaaagaaaatgaatatgATATAGAATCTCACGACACAATATCGAGATTTCCTAGAATTGTACAA AGGCAGTGCAACAACATTCCTGCTACGTTACGCTTTGATTGTCATCCTGAAGATGGAGCATCCGAATTATCCTGTAGAAATAGAGGTTGTTGCTGGAATTCTCTtaacgaaaaaatatcaatgaCAAGACCTGTTCCTTTGAATCTCCCATATTGTTATTATCCAAGTGATTGGAGCATATATAGGTATCAGAATTTTAGTAAAGAAGGAAACAACTTTTTTGGATTCctcaaacaaataaaaaactCCTTTTATGAAAATGACATACCACTGGTTAAAGTAGAAACCAGCACTATAGATGATTCTATtctacgtataaaaatatatgatccTGTTAAGAAACGATATGAACCACCATGGCCTCTCAGAGCAGATCCCAAACCATTTCTTCAAAAAAacattaatacaaaatataaattagaaattgataatattaaacCTGGTTTTAAAGTATACAGAACCTTAGATGATACAGTGAT ATTTGACTCTATTAATACAGGAGGTTTCATATTTGCTGATCAGTTTTTGCAGATAAGCGCTCTTTTGCCAAGCCATAATATTTATGGTATTGGCGAACATAGAACGAagctaaaattaaatactaattgGCAAATGTTTACATTATGGAACAAAGATCAACCACCAATAGAAAAT GCAAATTTATATGGATCTCATCCCTTCTAtcttataattgaaaattccgGAAGGTCTTACGGGCTTCTATTTCTCAATAGTAATGCAATGG ATGTGATATTACAACCGTCGCCCGCTATTACCTTTCGAACTATTGGTGGTGtttttgatatatatttctttctgggTCCAACCCCGACAGATGTCATAAAACAATATTCTGAGATAATAGGCAAACCATTTCTCCCCCCATATTGGTCCCTTGGTTTTCATTTATGCAG ATACGGATATGGAACTTTAGAaaaaacaaaggaaatatGGAATAGAACCATAGCGGCGGGAATTCCATTT gatACTCAATGGAATGATTTAGATTACAtggataaaaataacgatttcACGTATAATCCAAAAACATTTAAGGAGTTACCGCAATTTGTGAATGAAATACATTCG AGAGGAATGCATTATATTCCCTTGATCGATGCGGGAATATCTGGTTCTGAAAAGCACGGAACTTATTTACCATATGATGAAGGTATGaaagaagatatatttataaaagatggAGCAACTGATCAGCCATTTGTTGGCAAGACGTGGAATTTTGTTTCTACTGTGTGGCCTGATTTTACGAATCCCAAAACGCAAAACTATTATTTCCATATGATGAGCAACATGCATGATAGTTTTGCATACGACGGTGCTTGGATC GATATGAATGAGCCATCTAATTTTTACGATGGACATAAAAATGGATGTCCAAAAAGTAAATTGGATTATCCGAAATATGTACCGAACGTTATAGGAGACATACTTGCGACAAAAACATTGTGCATGAACGCTAAGCATTACTTAGGTGTTCATTATGATCTTCATAATACTTATGGCACAAGTCAAGCAATAGCAACGAATTA TGCACTGACTAATATTCGACGAAAAAGACCATTTATAATATCGCGTTCAACTTGGGTGGGTCATGGACACTATGCTGGTCATTGGACAGGAGATGTTTATTCCTCATG GCACGATTTAAAAATGAGTATTCCAGCAATATTGTTGATGAATTTTTACCAAATACCAATGGTTGGTGCTGACATTTGTGGATTTAATGGAAATACAACAGCGGCATTATGTAATCGTTGGATGCAACTTGGTGCATTTTATCCTTTTTCTCGTAATCATAATTCCGACGATACAATC GAACAAGATCCAGTTGCTATGGGTGATTTAGTAATAAAATCATCAAAGCGTGCCCTTACGATACGTTACTGGTTGTTACCCtatttatatacgttattatttcgaGCACATAAATTTGGAGAAACTGTAGCGCGACCATTATTCTTTGA ataCTCGAACGATTCGGCCACATACGATATCGACACTCAGTTCTTATGGGGTAGTTCTTTGATGATAATTCCAGTTTTAGAAGAA CACAAAACGGAAGTATCAGCTTATTTACCACATGGAGTGtggtataatttttatacaaaagaaTCCGTCTTCGCGCTGGGTAAATATTACACGATGAATGCGCCACTCGATACTATACCATTGATGATTCGTGGAGGATCCATTTTACCAGTACAGAAACCAGCTGATACTACAACTAGTAGtagaaagaataatttcgaattattGATTACTTTGGATCATGTGAAAAAGGCAAAAGGCGAACTATATTGGGATGATGGCGATAGTTTAG ATTCGCTGGAGAAGGAACAATTTGTGTGGTCAGTTTTCACCATTGAGAATGATACTCTATCCACTGCCAAAGCAACAAAGAGTTCttttaatgagaaaattaCCTTAGGAGGAATACAAATATGGGGAATAACATCTAATATTTCACGAGTATCTTTAAACAATCACGAAATACAGTTTAAATATGACAACAAAGAAGAT tgTTTGAACATAAGCAACTTACAAATAGATTTAAGAGAGAACTTCTTGCTTTTTTGGGAATACGCTGATTTTAAACAACATGATGATAGTAACAAATGA
- the LOC132906159 gene encoding cytosolic Fe-S cluster assembly factor Nubp1 homolog — protein MADIRGDIPQHCPGTANKDAGKVSICAGCPNQVICASGITRQPDPTIDLVKERLSTVKNKILVLSGKGGVGKSTITSLISRFLAASNADINVAILDIDICGPSQPRVLGVIGEQVHQSGSGWSPVYIEDNLSLMSIGFLLTSPSDAVIWRGPKKNGMIRQFLSEVDWGSLDYLILDTPPGTSDEHLSATSYLKDAGITGVIIVTTPQQVALLDVRKEIDFCRKVNIPILGVIENMSIFMCPNCKNSIEIFPALTGGGYAMAKELNIEFLGSLPLDPLLAKCCDEGKNFLIELPESPTILTLQTIVQKIIEQCEKIKNNYEIDIT, from the exons ATGGCAGATATACGTGGTGATATACCACAAC attgCCCTGGTACTGCAAATAAAGATGCAGGGAAGGTATCAATATGCGCTGGTTGTCCAAATCAAGTGATATGCGCATCTGGTATTACCAGACAACCGGATCCTACTATAGATCTTGTTAAAGAAAGGCTTTCcacagttaaaaataaaatattggtatTATCTGGTAAAGGGGGAGTTGGTAAAAGTACTATAACGTCATTAATATCCAGATTCTTGGCAGCAAGCAATGCtgatataaat GTTGCGATACTAGATATTGATATTTGTGGACCATCTCAACCAAGAGTATTAGGTGTGATAGGAGAACAAGTTCATCAAAGTGGATCAGGATGGTCGCCAGTG TATATAGAAGACAATTTGTCATTAATGTCTATTGGATTTTTACTTACAAGTCCAAGTGACGCAGTGATATGGAGAGGACCCAAAAAAAATG gAATGATTAGACAATTTTTATCAGAAGTAGATTGGGGATCATTGGATTATCTTATTTTGGATACACCCCCTGGTACATCAGATGAGCATTTATCAGCAACTTCATATCTTAAAGATGCTGGCATTACAGGagtaataatagtaacaaCTCCACAACAAGTTGCTTTATTAGATgtgagaaaagaaattgatttttgcaGAAAAGTGAATATACCAATTTTAGgtgtaattgaaaatatgaGTATCTTCATGTGTCCTAATTGTAAA AATTCCATAGAAATATTTCCAGCATTAACAGGTGGTGGTTATGCAATGGCTAAAGAAttgaatatagaatttttgGGTTCTCTACCATTGGATCCACTTTTGGCAAAGTGTTGTGATGaaggaaaaaattttttaattgaactaCCAGAATCACCAACTATTTTGACATTACAGACGATTGTTCAAA aaattattgaacaatgtgaaaaaataaaaaacaattatGAGATTGATATaacttaa
- the LOC132906158 gene encoding tektin-3-like, translating into MDVLATRRKQLKLWSNFDGGYNLSWRPSMEYRKVKILPLTTQSTPNYASDAANKTNSLRFPNLVTGYKCDALHASKTVLHTRYTPNEWFQKQIKYYNEADACRYSSERVRNETLRIIRDAEEKVQSGQYNTSRRLGERINDVNFWRNEITLELERLLQEIEKLQDCHSALDKAIKDIEDPLHIAEECLYYREARKDTELVHDDLEKCLFREIEILNKNKIKLGTYLDKCKDQLRNCRISQCQLELDLKNKENALEIDTMCHHLNNYSHGLQYYNGIEKYDACFVEQDTWIHTANQIVQKSQTERNKSCQLKTNAEALMIKITQEMWDAWNNTNNALAHRSSQLLEAKNKLQQHLQMVQQEIFDVEKNMELMHKAIADKSYILKVAHTRFEGRMHRPDIELCCDYAHISLQKEIGEINHQVERMHRTLKELENQHQKLLKTRAMLEHDLILKIDAIHIDREKVSGLRRAYPINILFKC; encoded by the exons ATGGATGTTCTTGCTACAAGAAGAAAG CAGTTGAAATTGTGGAGTAATTTTGACGGTGGTTATAATTTGTCTTGGCGTCCCAGTATGGAATATAGAAAAGTTAAAATTCTACCCTT AACCACACAATCAACACCTAATTATGCATCAGATGCtgcaaataaaacaaattcattAAGATTTCCTAATTTAGTGACGGGATATAAATGTGATGCACTGCATGCTTCAAAAACTGTTCTACATACGCGATATACACCAAATGAATGGTTTCAAAAAcaaatcaaatattacaaCGAAGCAGATGCATGTAGATATTCATCAGAGAGAGTGAGAAACGAAACTTTGCGAATTATTAG AGATGCTGAAGAGAAAGTGCAGTCCGGACAATACAATACCAGCAGAAGACTTGGTGAAAGAATAAATGATGTAAATTTTTGGAGGAATGAAATAACATTGGAATTAGAAAGGTTACTtcaggaaattgaaaaattgcaagATTGTCATTCTGCTTTAGATAAAGCTATCAAAGACATTGAAGATCCATTACATATAGCAGAGGAGTGTCTCTATTATAGAGAAGCTAGGAAAG ATACAGAACTTGTACATGACGATTTGGAGAAATGTTTATTTAGGGAAATAGaaatcttaaataaaaataaaataaaattgggaACTTACTTAGATAAATGCAAGGATCAG CTACGAAACTGCAGAATCTCTCAATGTCAATTAGAATTGGacctaaagaataaagaaaatgcattagaaATAGATACAATGTGTCATCACTTGAACAATTACAGTCACGGACTGCAATATTATAatggaattgaaaaatatgatgcatg CTTTGTTGAACAAGATACATGGATACATACTGCTAATCAGATAGTTCAGAAATCACAGACAGAGAGGAATAAATCTTGCCAATTAAAGACAAATGCAGAAGCTCTTATGATTAAAATTACGCAAGAAATGTGGGATGCATGGAATAATACGAACAATGCTTTAGCACATAGATCTTCTCAATTACTTGAAGCTAAAAATAAACTTCAACAACATTTACAAATg GTACAACAAGAAATCTTTGATGTTGAGAAAAACATGGAGTTGATGCATAAAGCTATTGCAGATAAGAGTTACATACTGAAGGTAGCACATACTAGATTTGAAGGTAGAATGCATCGCCCAGACATAGAGCTTTGTTGTGATTATGCGCATATAAG CCTTCAGAAGGAAATTGGAGAAATAAATCATCAAGTAGAAAGAATGCACAGAACATTGAAAGAATTAGAGAATCAACatcagaaattattaaaaacacgAGCAATGCTGGAGCATGATCTTATATTAAAGATTGACGCGATACATATTGATCGAGAAAAAGTCTCTGGTCTTAGACGTGCTTATccaattaatattctttttaaatgttaa
- the LOC132906160 gene encoding cytochrome c oxidase assembly protein COX11, mitochondrial, whose protein sequence is MHTKIYQNILNYYRRQVHTNVSRVLFNQYYDATHKRRMRSSRLYWSGFGILVIGFTYASVPLYRIFCQSYNYGGTVSTNHDNSKVHSMKPIKDRVIKIKFNADTAAMMQWNFKPQQNFIKVVPGETALAFYTAKNPLNVPVTGISTYNVVPYEAAQYFNKIQCFCFEEQQLNPHEEVDMPVFFYIDPEFVDDPKMENVEEIVLSYTFFEAKEGMTFPIPSFMKK, encoded by the exons atgcacaCGAAAatctatcaaaatatattaaattactacAGAAGACAAGTACATACGAATGTGTCTCGAGTTTTGTTTAATCAATATTACGATGCGACTCACAAAAGACGAATGCGTTCTTCACGTTTATATTGGAGCGGATTTGGTATTTTAGTCATTGGTTTTACTTATGCTTCCGTGCctttatatagaatattttgtcaG TCATATAATTATGGTGGGACTGTATCAACCAATCATGATAACAGCAAAGTGCATTCAATGAAACCTATTAAGGATAgagtgataaaaataaaatttaatgctGATACAGCAGCCATGATGCAATGGAATTTCAAAccacaacaaaattttataaaagttgttCCTGGAGAAACTGCCTTAGCATTTTACACAGCAAAAAATCCATTAAATGTGCCAGTCACTGGTATATCTACTTATAACGTAGTACCATATGAAGCTgcgcaatattttaataaaattcagtgTTTTTGTTTTGAGGAACAGCAACTTAATCCACATGAAGAA GTTGACATGccagtatttttttatattgaccCAGAGTTTGTTGATGATccaaaaatggaaaatgttgaAGAAATTGTACTTTCCTATACATTCTTTGAAGCCAAAGAAGGAATGACATTTCCTATACCGAGTTTCAtgaaaaaatag